A segment of the Commensalibacter oyaizuii genome:
GACTTCTAATAAAATGGCGTGGTCTTGGGTTATATCAACCAATGATCAGGTTGATTGGCAATCTGATGCCAGATGGTGTGTTGATGATCGTTTTTACACGTCGTCAGGGATATCGGCAGGAATTGATATGGCATTAAGATTTGTCGCAGATCGGTATGATCTCGAAATTGCCAATACTATTGCCCAAAAGATGGAATATGTATGGAACGATTGTTCCTCCAATGATCCTTTTGCAAAAGATTAAATAATCATTTGTTTGTAGGTTTTCCTAAGAGATCGGAACGAATCATCTCTACATAGTCTGGATTTAAATTTTTATCTTGTGTTTGTGGCACCCCTTTGGCAATTAAATAAATACGTGTAGAGGCTATACCTTGATTAATTAAAACTGCACGAATAACCAAACCACGGTTTAAAGCAGTCCGACGTGGGGTTGATGGATCGTCCGAGGTTCCATGACTATATGCATTTAAATAAATTTGATCATCAGGATGTTGTTTCAACATGTTGGCAACATCCATAATTGCTTTCATCATCGGTTCATTTAATTCTTCACTATCTTTATCGAAGATCAGAATCGTACGTTTATCTGTTGTTTTGACTTCACCCTTGGCTTGTTCATTTACCTTAGGCATAGGGGGCGGTGCAGGGGGATGCAAAGGAACTGTAACATCAGCATCTTTAAAGACGGGTACAGGCGGTGGCGCATTGGGAATGGTCGCTTGCACGGCTGGTGTCTGAGGTTTAGGTTCAGGGGCCGTTTTTTTTGGTGTTTCTGCCTGTGTGTGCGATTTATCTTTTGTTTTTTTTGTTTTGGTTGAATGTTGTTTATTGGTTTTGTGATGATCGTCTGTTTTTTTATGTGATTTTGAGGTAGAAGGCCCTAAATGATTTAAAGCAGACTGATTAACACTGACTTGTGCATTGGTAGTATATGGGGACAACGCAATTAAGCTAGTGCAAGTGAGCGCTAGATATAAATGTTTTTTTCTTTTTAAATAAGATGTCAAAATAAAAGAAAAAATCATTATACACACTCACAATTCATGACGTTAAATACAAATAAAGCTTCGTAATAATCCGTAATTTTACGATTTAGAGGGCATATTTTCAAATACTATTTCTCTAATCTTTGGAAATAAAGCCGCATTAGCTGCAACTGTATCGACAGACATTCCAATATCATTTAGTGGGTTTCCTGCTGGATCCGAAGTATATCCCCCAGCCTCTGTCACTAAAATCAATCCTGCTGCAACATCCCAAGGTTTCAGGCCCATTTCCCAAAAGCCTTCGTATCTACCTGCGGCAACCCATGCTAAATCCAAAGCTGCTGCACCAAAACGTCTTAACCCAGCGATATGAGGCATTAATGATTGTACTGTTTGAACAAAGCTTTGACGTTTTTTTTCGCTGGAAACTGCAAATGGAATGCCTGTGGCAAAGACGGCAGTAAACATATCGCGTCTTGCAGAAACACGTAAACGGTGTTCATTTAAAAAACAACCTATGCCTTTTTCTGCCCAGAACATTTCATTGGCAACGGGGTTGTAAACAACCCCTGCAACGATTTCAATATTACCGTTTTCATGACGTCTTTGCAGTGCGATTGAAATGGCCCAATGCGGAATACCATGTAAAAAATTTGTTGTTCCGTCTAATGGATCAACGATCCAACGCCAAGTCCAATTGTCGTTGCCACAACTTCCGCTTTCTTCCATCAAAAAAGCATAGCCAGGGCGTGCTTTTTCCAATTCATTGCGGATAATGGTCTCAGCTTTTAAATCAGCCTGAGATACAAAATCACCAGGACCCTTAACGCTGACTTGCAGCATTTCCACTTCATTGAAATCACGTAATAAACTGCGCGCGGCTTTTTGTGCTGCGGTCTGCATTACCATCATGTGAGGAGAAAGTCGAATAGCCATTGGAAGTTTCCTGAATTTGATCGCGGGATATTTAATTTATAAATATAGCAAAATTTAAACAGAGATGTCTTTCACGTATCGGTTAGAATGGACATCTCTATTAACAGTGTTATTTGAAAAGCACAATTTGAGTAAAGTATGAACTAACTCTTGGCTCTTTCAACGTAACTACCATCTTCGGTGCGGACCACTATTTTTTCCCCAGCTGCAACAAAAGGGGGAACCATTGTTTTTACACCATTGGACAACATTGCTGGTTTGTAAGAAGAACTTGCGGTTTGCCCTTTAACAACAGGTTCGGCCTCTACAACTTCTAAAGTAACTTGTGCTGGAAGCGAGACAGAAATAGGATCACCTTCAACCAAATTAACAATTAACTTCATGTTGTCTTGTAAAAACGCAACTTGATCACCAAAGATTTCTTTGGCTAGCATGGCTTGTTCGAAAGTTTCTGGATCCATTAAAACGATATTATCACCATCTTCGTAAGAATATGTATATTCTTTATCTTCGGTTAACAGACGTTCGACAGTATCAGCAGTGCGCCAACGTTCGTTTGTTTTATTTCCTGTTTTAAGGTCTCGCATTTCGACTTGAATAAATGCACCACCTTTACCTGGTGTGATAATTTGTTGTTTAAGGACAGACCAGCGGCGGCCATCATGCTCAATTACCTGACCTGCACGTATTTGGTTTGCCTGTTGTTTCATTAGTTCTCTCTAAAAATAAATGAAGAAAAGCCATATCTATATAGTGATTATTTAAAAATGGCAAGCTGTCCTTTGAATAATACTCTCAAATTGAACGTCTTTTGTGCTTGGGATCAAGAATCGAATCGGGTTGTGCAGGATTGTAATAATCAGGGCCAAGGGGGACCTTGCCATAACCTTTGGGAATATCCAAAACATAAGTCGGCCAGGCCAATCCTGTAACCCGTCCACGTAATGCGTGCAATAATGCACGCCCTTGTTCAATAGGAACATGAAAGCGTGCAGTGCCGGGGGCCTTGTCCAGTTGGTGAAGATAATAAGGTTTAATGCGCCATTCAACAAATGATCTTAATAGGTTTTCTAGGCTGTCAACAGTATCATTAATATTTTTCAGTAAAACTGACTGGCTCAGTAATGGAATTCCTCGCATCAGCAATTTTTGAATTGCCTGATGTGCTGTTGGTGTGAATTCTTTGGCATGATTGGCATGAACAACAACCCACAAGGCTTTTTTACTATCCAAGCTTTTAACAAAATCATCAGTTAAGGTGCTGGGGGCAGAAAAGGGAACGCGGGTGTGGATACGA
Coding sequences within it:
- a CDS encoding OmpA family protein; amino-acid sequence: MIFSFILTSYLKRKKHLYLALTCTSLIALSPYTTNAQVSVNQSALNHLGPSTSKSHKKTDDHHKTNKQHSTKTKKTKDKSHTQAETPKKTAPEPKPQTPAVQATIPNAPPPVPVFKDADVTVPLHPPAPPPMPKVNEQAKGEVKTTDKRTILIFDKDSEELNEPMMKAIMDVANMLKQHPDDQIYLNAYSHGTSDDPSTPRRTALNRGLVIRAVLINQGIASTRIYLIAKGVPQTQDKNLNPDYVEMIRSDLLGKPTNK
- a CDS encoding inositol monophosphatase family protein; this translates as MMVMQTAAQKAARSLLRDFNEVEMLQVSVKGPGDFVSQADLKAETIIRNELEKARPGYAFLMEESGSCGNDNWTWRWIVDPLDGTTNFLHGIPHWAISIALQRRHENGNIEIVAGVVYNPVANEMFWAEKGIGCFLNEHRLRVSARRDMFTAVFATGIPFAVSSEKKRQSFVQTVQSLMPHIAGLRRFGAAALDLAWVAAGRYEGFWEMGLKPWDVAAGLILVTEAGGYTSDPAGNPLNDIGMSVDTVAANAALFPKIREIVFENMPSKS
- the efp gene encoding elongation factor P; amino-acid sequence: MKQQANQIRAGQVIEHDGRRWSVLKQQIITPGKGGAFIQVEMRDLKTGNKTNERWRTADTVERLLTEDKEYTYSYEDGDNIVLMDPETFEQAMLAKEIFGDQVAFLQDNMKLIVNLVEGDPISVSLPAQVTLEVVEAEPVVKGQTASSSYKPAMLSNGVKTMVPPFVAAGEKIVVRTEDGSYVERAKS